In Nonomuraea sp. NBC_00507, the following are encoded in one genomic region:
- a CDS encoding crotonase/enoyl-CoA hydratase family protein, which yields MTVRVERQGPVTTVVISRPEARNAVDRKTADALAEAFRDFEDSDADVAVLWGEGGTFCAGADLKALDNHVGEEGDGPMGPTRMRLGKPVIAAVAGHAVAGGLELALWCDLRVAEEDAVFGVFCRRWGVPLIDGGTVRLPRLIGASRAMDMILTGRPVGGREAYEMGLANRLVPTGTGRRHAEELAREIARFPQACLRGDRLSVLEQDGLGEEEAMRNELRHGLVSLPDAAEGAARFAAGAGRHGEFGAI from the coding sequence ATGACCGTACGCGTGGAGCGCCAAGGTCCCGTCACCACCGTGGTGATCAGCAGGCCGGAGGCGCGCAACGCCGTCGATCGCAAGACCGCCGACGCGCTGGCGGAGGCGTTCAGGGACTTCGAGGACTCCGATGCCGACGTGGCGGTGCTGTGGGGTGAAGGGGGCACGTTCTGCGCTGGGGCCGACCTCAAGGCGCTCGACAACCATGTCGGCGAGGAGGGCGACGGGCCGATGGGGCCGACCAGGATGCGCCTGGGCAAGCCGGTCATCGCCGCGGTGGCCGGGCACGCGGTCGCGGGCGGGCTGGAGCTCGCGCTCTGGTGTGATCTGCGGGTGGCGGAGGAGGACGCGGTGTTCGGGGTGTTCTGCCGCCGGTGGGGCGTGCCGCTGATCGACGGTGGCACCGTGCGCCTGCCCAGGCTCATCGGGGCGTCCCGGGCCATGGACATGATCCTCACCGGGCGGCCGGTGGGCGGGCGGGAGGCGTACGAGATGGGGCTGGCCAACCGGCTCGTCCCCACCGGGACGGGCAGGCGGCACGCCGAGGAGCTGGCGCGCGAGATCGCCCGCTTCCCGCAGGCTTGCCTGCGCGGCGACCGGCTGTCGGTGCTGGAGCAGGACGGGCTCGGCGAGGAGGAGGCCATGCGGAACGAGCTGCGCCATGGCCTGGTTTCCCTGCCCGACGCCGCTGAGGGAGCGGCCCGCTTCGCCGCCGGCGCCGGACGCCACGGCGAGTTCGGCGCGATCTAG
- a CDS encoding bifunctional metallophosphatase/5'-nucleotidase encodes MIFSPRPRRVLAVTAVAAVAVTGPFAAAAAASTEDASRGNAAYTLTILHNNDGESKLLNAPGQPDFGGVARFATLVDKLRAQATSGRSARGEAHARGAILLSSGDNFLAGPEFTASLRKGVPYYDSLALKAIGYDAMAIGNHEFDFGPDVLADFIKGFGKKPPPFVSANLDMSAEPKLNALVKNGTIVASTTLREAGQRIGIVGATTPALPSISSPRNVKVLQNIAGLIQAEVDNLTRRGTDKVILISHLQGLSEDRALAPLLKNVDVMIAGGGDELLAADTTPLVPGDAISTDPQTGEKLRYPLYAKDKAGANVPIVTTAGDYKYVGRLVVNFDRHGKVLGVGSGSGPVRVSGVAPDAVTPDRHIQRTVVEPVGAFVNAMAANVIGQSAVALEGRRDPGVRTKETNLGNLLADALLATGKKNAAGFGVKPPDVALQNGGGIRNNSLIPPGPISELTTFQIAAFGNFVSVVPDVPRNQFKEILENAVSKMPAADGRFAQVAGFTFVYDPTGTAQVVDNAGTVLTPGTRVRSVTLSDGTVIVRDGAVVPGAGISVATNDFSARGGDQYPFRGLPFTTVGVTYQQALADFITTDLGRQITANAYPAAGSGRITTS; translated from the coding sequence ATGATCTTTTCACCACGCCCCCGACGCGTGTTAGCGGTGACGGCGGTCGCCGCCGTGGCTGTGACCGGCCCGTTCGCAGCCGCCGCAGCGGCCTCTACGGAGGACGCCTCTCGCGGCAATGCGGCGTACACGCTGACGATTCTGCATAACAACGATGGCGAGTCTAAGCTGCTCAACGCGCCAGGACAGCCGGACTTCGGCGGCGTGGCCCGTTTCGCGACCCTGGTCGACAAGCTCCGCGCCCAGGCGACCTCTGGCCGGTCGGCCAGAGGCGAGGCGCACGCACGGGGAGCGATCCTGCTGTCCTCCGGCGACAACTTCCTCGCCGGTCCGGAATTCACCGCAAGCCTGCGCAAGGGCGTGCCGTACTACGACTCGCTCGCGCTCAAGGCCATCGGCTACGACGCGATGGCGATCGGCAACCACGAGTTCGACTTCGGCCCGGACGTCTTGGCGGACTTCATCAAGGGCTTCGGTAAGAAGCCGCCGCCGTTCGTGTCGGCGAACCTGGACATGAGCGCTGAGCCGAAGCTCAACGCTCTGGTGAAGAACGGCACGATCGTCGCCAGCACGACGCTGCGCGAGGCCGGCCAGCGCATCGGCATCGTGGGGGCCACCACACCTGCCCTGCCCTCGATCTCCAGCCCCCGCAACGTCAAGGTGCTGCAGAACATCGCCGGACTGATCCAGGCGGAGGTGGACAATCTCACCCGGCGCGGCACTGACAAGGTCATTCTGATCAGCCACCTGCAGGGCCTGTCCGAGGACCGCGCCCTGGCTCCGTTGCTGAAGAACGTGGACGTGATGATCGCCGGTGGCGGCGACGAACTGCTCGCAGCCGACACCACCCCGCTGGTCCCCGGCGATGCGATCAGCACAGACCCGCAGACCGGCGAGAAACTGCGCTACCCGCTGTACGCCAAGGACAAGGCGGGCGCCAACGTCCCGATCGTGACGACCGCCGGAGACTACAAGTACGTTGGCCGCCTAGTAGTAAACTTCGACCGTCACGGCAAGGTGCTCGGCGTCGGCTCCGGTAGCGGCCCTGTGCGCGTATCCGGGGTGGCTCCCGACGCGGTCACGCCCGACCGTCACATCCAGCGCACGGTCGTCGAACCGGTCGGCGCTTTCGTGAACGCCATGGCGGCCAACGTCATCGGCCAATCCGCGGTCGCGCTGGAAGGCCGCCGGGACCCGGGCGTCCGGACCAAGGAGACCAATCTAGGTAACTTGCTGGCGGACGCGCTGCTGGCGACTGGGAAGAAGAATGCGGCCGGCTTCGGTGTCAAGCCGCCGGACGTCGCCCTCCAAAACGGCGGCGGAATCCGCAACAACAGCCTGATCCCGCCTGGTCCGATCAGCGAACTGACCACCTTCCAGATTGCCGCGTTCGGCAACTTCGTCTCGGTCGTACCGGACGTGCCTCGGAACCAGTTCAAGGAGATCCTGGAGAACGCGGTGTCCAAGATGCCCGCCGCGGACGGGCGGTTCGCGCAAGTGGCGGGCTTCACGTTCGTCTACGACCCAACCGGCACCGCCCAGGTCGTCGACAACGCCGGGACCGTGCTGACGCCTGGCACCCGCGTCCGCTCAGTCACCCTCAGCGACGGTACCGTGATCGTGCGAGACGGTGCGGTCGTCCCCGGCGCAGGCATCTCGGTGGCCACCAACGACTTCAGCGCCCGCGGCGGTGACCAGTATCCGTTCCGCGGCTTGCCGTTCACCACCGTCGGCGTCACCTACCAGCAGGCACTGGCCGACTTCATCACCACCGATCTCGGCAGACAGATCACGGCGAACGCCTACCCAGCGGCCGGCTCCGGCCGTATCACCACCTCATAG
- a CDS encoding NAD(P)/FAD-dependent oxidoreductase, producing MTDIPLAKEFANGGVSYWYRQIGLPERRPALPGPRDYDVAIVGGGYTGLWTAYYLKKADPGLRIAILEKEFAGFGASGRNGGWLSAEFAGSRRRHAKARGRQAMIDLQHAMFRAVDEVIAVAGEEGIDADLHKGGLIHVATNPAQRRRLREELAELRTWGYGEDDLRLMDRDEQRERVQVAGTLEATYSPHCARIQPAKLAVGLARAVAGLGVDIFESTPVTEILPRQGGKASAVTARGAVTADYVIRATEGFTARLAGQRRQWLPMNSSMIVTEPLPAEVWKHIGWAGNELLGDEAHAYIYAQRTADDRIAIGGRGVPYRFGSRTDDRGATQRQTVALLWRMLVRLFPAAADARIQHAWCGVLGVPRDWCSTVHLDHASGLGWAGGYVGSGVTTTNLAGRTLRDLVLRRETELTALPWVGRQVRQWEPEPLRWAGVQLIYALYRAADRHENDRTTTTSAYARLATLIAGR from the coding sequence ATGACAGACATCCCGCTGGCCAAGGAGTTCGCCAACGGCGGCGTGTCCTACTGGTACCGGCAGATCGGCCTGCCCGAGCGGCGTCCCGCGTTGCCCGGGCCGCGCGATTACGACGTGGCCATCGTCGGCGGCGGCTACACCGGGCTGTGGACGGCGTACTACCTGAAGAAGGCCGACCCCGGGCTGCGGATCGCGATCCTGGAGAAGGAGTTCGCCGGGTTCGGCGCGTCGGGACGCAACGGCGGCTGGCTGTCGGCCGAGTTCGCCGGCTCGCGGCGGCGGCACGCCAAGGCCCGTGGGCGGCAGGCGATGATCGACCTGCAGCACGCGATGTTCCGCGCGGTCGACGAGGTCATCGCGGTGGCCGGCGAGGAAGGCATCGACGCCGACCTCCACAAGGGCGGCCTCATCCACGTGGCCACGAATCCTGCTCAGCGGCGGCGCCTGCGCGAGGAGCTCGCCGAGCTGCGCACCTGGGGGTACGGCGAGGACGACCTGCGGCTGATGGACCGCGACGAGCAGCGGGAGCGGGTGCAGGTGGCCGGGACGCTGGAGGCCACGTACTCGCCGCACTGCGCCCGCATCCAGCCCGCCAAGCTGGCCGTCGGCCTGGCGCGGGCGGTGGCCGGGCTGGGCGTCGACATCTTCGAGAGCACCCCCGTGACCGAGATCCTGCCCAGGCAGGGCGGCAAGGCGTCGGCGGTCACCGCGCGCGGGGCGGTCACGGCGGACTACGTCATCCGCGCCACCGAGGGCTTCACCGCGAGGCTGGCCGGCCAGCGCCGCCAGTGGCTGCCGATGAACAGCTCCATGATCGTCACCGAGCCGCTGCCCGCCGAGGTGTGGAAGCACATCGGCTGGGCCGGAAACGAGCTGCTGGGGGACGAGGCGCACGCCTACATCTACGCGCAGCGCACGGCCGACGACCGGATCGCGATCGGCGGGCGCGGAGTGCCCTACCGGTTCGGCTCGCGTACCGACGACCGGGGCGCCACGCAGCGGCAGACAGTCGCGCTGCTGTGGCGCATGCTGGTCAGGCTCTTCCCCGCGGCGGCCGACGCGCGCATCCAGCACGCGTGGTGCGGGGTGCTGGGGGTGCCGCGCGACTGGTGCTCGACCGTGCACCTGGACCACGCGAGCGGGCTCGGCTGGGCGGGCGGCTATGTCGGCAGCGGCGTCACGACGACGAACCTGGCCGGGCGGACGCTCCGGGACCTGGTGCTGCGGCGGGAGACGGAGTTGACGGCGCTGCCGTGGGTGGGGCGGCAGGTGCGGCAGTGGGAGCCGGAGCCGCTGCGGTGGGCCGGGGTGCAGCTCATCTACGCCCTCTACCGTGCCGCTGACCGCCACGAGAACGACCGCACCACGACGACGTCGGCGTACGCCCGCCTGGCGACGCTGATCGCCGGCCGCTGA
- the ligD gene encoding non-homologous end-joining DNA ligase, giving the protein MPDIKVAGREVRITSPDKVVFSQAGHTKLDLIRYYESVGEAALRGVHGRPMVLKRFVHGIEQEAFFQKRAPAKRPDWIEVAELKYRSGLSAEEVVCTDLAQLLWVVNLGCVDLNPHPVRSDDLARPDELRIDLDPVPGVEWADVLKTAQVAREVLADHGLVAWPKTSGSRGFHVYARIERRWPFAKVRKAAETVAREVERRAPDLATSRWWKEERHGVFVDFNQNAYDRTVASAYSVRAVQDARVSTPLTWDEVPGCQPELFTIDTVPRRLAELGDPWEDMDLHAGSLDGLLALAEELGPAPKPPKGSGRRQQTMPVIEIARAEHKDEAMAGFERWKARHPEVAAQLEPADVLVDGMRGRSSVWYRIRVNLQHVPEGERPPQEPLEVDYDPWGGASGPPRG; this is encoded by the coding sequence ATGCCTGACATCAAGGTCGCCGGGCGTGAGGTCCGCATCACCAGCCCCGACAAGGTGGTCTTCTCCCAGGCCGGGCACACCAAGCTCGACCTGATCCGCTACTACGAGAGCGTCGGCGAGGCGGCGCTGCGCGGCGTGCACGGGCGGCCGATGGTGCTCAAGCGGTTCGTGCACGGGATCGAGCAGGAGGCGTTCTTCCAGAAGCGCGCCCCGGCCAAGCGGCCCGACTGGATCGAGGTGGCCGAGCTCAAATACCGGTCGGGGCTCAGTGCCGAGGAGGTCGTGTGCACCGACCTGGCGCAGCTGCTGTGGGTGGTCAACCTGGGGTGTGTCGACCTCAACCCGCATCCGGTGCGCTCCGACGATCTCGCCAGGCCCGATGAGCTGCGGATCGATCTCGATCCGGTGCCGGGCGTCGAGTGGGCCGACGTGTTGAAGACCGCGCAGGTCGCGCGGGAGGTGCTGGCCGATCACGGGTTGGTGGCCTGGCCCAAGACGTCCGGGTCGCGCGGGTTTCATGTGTACGCGCGGATCGAGCGGCGCTGGCCGTTCGCGAAGGTGCGCAAGGCGGCCGAGACGGTCGCGCGGGAGGTCGAGCGGCGGGCCCCTGACCTGGCCACGAGCCGGTGGTGGAAGGAAGAGCGGCACGGCGTGTTCGTGGACTTCAACCAAAACGCCTACGACCGGACCGTGGCCTCCGCCTATTCGGTGCGCGCCGTCCAGGACGCCCGCGTGTCCACGCCGCTGACCTGGGACGAGGTGCCCGGGTGCCAGCCGGAGCTCTTCACCATCGACACGGTGCCCCGGCGGCTCGCCGAGCTCGGCGACCCCTGGGAGGACATGGATCTGCACGCCGGGTCCCTGGACGGGCTGCTGGCACTCGCCGAGGAGCTCGGGCCCGCGCCCAAGCCGCCCAAGGGCAGCGGGCGCAGGCAGCAGACGATGCCCGTCATCGAGATCGCCCGGGCGGAGCACAAGGACGAGGCGATGGCGGGGTTCGAGCGATGGAAGGCCCGGCATCCCGAGGTGGCGGCCCAGCTGGAGCCCGCCGACGTGCTGGTGGACGGGATGCGGGGGCGCAGCAGCGTGTGGTATCGCATCCGGGTCAACCTGCAGCACGTGCCGGAGGGGGAGCGGCCGCCGCAGGAGCCGCTGGAGGTCGACTACGACCCGTGGGGTGGCGCCTCCGGCCCGCCCCGCGGCTGA
- a CDS encoding ArnT family glycosyltransferase, whose amino-acid sequence MLLQAPRRQTTAPSLPAFAWRTTGSIAGVVVVILLLLSPWYGYHRDELYFRLLGQTPAWGYFDQPPLTPLLARLSTELFGDTLVGLRVVPAVCAALLILIGAAITRELGGRTSAQTLAAAGLGTGMFPLLAGHTLLTQSADFVFWTACILFVLRALLRGDGRWWVAAGAIAGAATFNKHLIILLITGLATGLLITVGLAVKGPRAVFRDRWFWSGAFLAAVIASPNLLYQAVNGWPQLTMAATLSEPVNRIMFVPMLVALLSMGAFVIAVVGWLWLRRRQETRPLAIASLVTILLGLVSGGRADYVAGSLIFAFVAGCVPATVWMKSRVSRRRMVWWGLLGSSIIGIVVALPLLPLPALGYSPNEVSRESVGWPRFVAQVAAVHRALPPGTIVLTSNYGEAGALDRFAPDIPVFSGHNELWYQGPPPETAQTVVALGLPPERLRQRFALCESAGVIDHGTGVANEEQGLPITICSGPRAPWTTAWPDYQHAS is encoded by the coding sequence ATGCTTCTTCAAGCCCCCCGTCGTCAGACCACCGCTCCCTCACTCCCGGCCTTCGCCTGGCGGACCACCGGTTCCATCGCGGGCGTCGTCGTGGTCATCCTGCTGCTGCTGAGCCCGTGGTACGGCTACCACCGCGACGAGCTCTACTTCCGCCTGCTCGGTCAGACCCCCGCCTGGGGATACTTCGACCAGCCTCCCCTGACCCCGCTCCTGGCGCGGCTGTCCACGGAGCTGTTCGGGGACACCCTCGTCGGGCTGCGGGTCGTCCCCGCGGTGTGCGCGGCACTGCTGATCCTGATCGGCGCCGCGATCACCCGCGAGCTCGGCGGTCGCACAAGCGCGCAGACGCTCGCCGCCGCCGGCCTCGGCACCGGGATGTTCCCCCTGCTCGCCGGGCACACCCTGCTGACCCAATCGGCCGACTTCGTGTTCTGGACGGCCTGCATCCTGTTCGTGCTGCGTGCCCTGCTGCGTGGCGACGGGCGATGGTGGGTGGCGGCCGGCGCCATCGCGGGAGCCGCCACGTTCAACAAACACCTCATCATCCTGCTGATCACCGGGCTGGCCACCGGCCTGCTCATCACCGTCGGCCTGGCGGTGAAGGGGCCGCGTGCCGTCTTCCGCGACAGATGGTTCTGGTCCGGGGCGTTCCTCGCCGCCGTCATCGCGTCTCCGAACCTTCTCTACCAGGCCGTCAACGGCTGGCCTCAGCTCACCATGGCCGCCACGCTCAGCGAACCCGTGAATCGGATCATGTTCGTACCCATGCTGGTGGCGCTCCTCAGCATGGGAGCGTTCGTGATCGCCGTCGTCGGGTGGCTCTGGCTGCGCCGGCGGCAGGAAACCCGGCCGCTGGCGATCGCGTCCCTGGTGACGATCCTGCTCGGTCTCGTGTCAGGAGGACGGGCGGACTATGTCGCGGGGAGCCTGATCTTCGCCTTCGTGGCCGGCTGCGTGCCCGCCACCGTGTGGATGAAGAGCCGGGTCTCCAGGCGCCGGATGGTGTGGTGGGGACTGCTCGGCTCCTCGATCATCGGGATCGTCGTGGCGCTGCCGCTGCTCCCGCTACCGGCGCTCGGTTACTCGCCCAACGAGGTGTCCAGGGAGTCGGTGGGCTGGCCGCGCTTCGTCGCCCAGGTGGCCGCGGTGCACCGGGCGCTGCCGCCGGGGACGATCGTCCTCACCTCGAACTATGGCGAGGCCGGTGCACTGGACCGGTTCGCACCCGACATTCCCGTCTTCAGCGGCCACAACGAGCTCTGGTACCAAGGGCCGCCGCCGGAAACGGCGCAGACGGTAGTCGCCCTCGGATTGCCGCCCGAGCGACTGCGGCAACGGTTCGCGCTCTGTGAATCCGCCGGGGTCATCGATCACGGCACCGGAGTCGCGAACGAGGAGCAGGGCCTGCCCATCACGATCTGCTCAGGTCCGCGGGCTCCGTGGACGACCGCCTGGCCGGACTACCAGCACGCGAGCTGA
- a CDS encoding helix-turn-helix transcriptional regulator, with translation MELGALIRERRRALGRTQQAVADEVGVSRQWIVRLEAAHRPG, from the coding sequence ATGGAGCTTGGCGCGCTCATACGTGAGCGGCGCCGCGCGCTCGGCCGGACCCAGCAGGCAGTGGCTGACGAGGTCGGAGTGAGCCGTCAGTGGATCGTCCGGCTGGAGGCCGCCCATCGACCTGGATGA
- a CDS encoding polyprenol monophosphomannose synthase → MSTVLIITPTYNERDNLPGIVGRIRAAAPAAHILIVDDNSPDGTGLIADKLAAELDGVHVLHRERKEGLGAAYLAGFRWGLARGFDLLVEIDADGSHPPERLPALLGAAEHADLVIGSRWVRGGRVANWPRRRELLSRLANRYVRVALGLPVADATGGYRVYRAAALEKILLGGVESRGYCFQVDLTLRAVRHGFTVAEVPITFVDRTAGASKMNVGVLFEALWRVTVWGTGL, encoded by the coding sequence ATGAGCACCGTCTTGATCATCACGCCGACCTACAACGAACGCGACAACCTTCCCGGCATCGTCGGCAGGATCCGCGCGGCCGCACCCGCCGCCCACATCCTCATCGTCGATGACAACAGCCCCGACGGGACGGGCCTGATCGCCGACAAGCTCGCCGCCGAACTCGACGGCGTGCACGTCCTGCACCGGGAACGCAAGGAAGGGCTCGGCGCCGCGTACCTGGCGGGCTTCCGCTGGGGACTGGCCCGAGGGTTCGACCTGCTGGTGGAGATCGACGCGGACGGCTCGCATCCGCCTGAGCGGCTGCCCGCCTTACTAGGCGCGGCCGAGCACGCCGACCTCGTCATCGGCTCGCGCTGGGTGCGTGGCGGCCGCGTGGCGAACTGGCCGCGGCGACGGGAACTGCTCTCACGGCTGGCGAACCGTTATGTGCGGGTGGCGCTCGGCCTTCCCGTCGCCGACGCCACAGGCGGGTACCGCGTCTACCGGGCCGCCGCACTCGAGAAGATCCTTCTCGGCGGTGTCGAGTCGCGGGGTTACTGCTTCCAGGTGGATCTCACGCTGCGAGCCGTACGTCACGGATTCACGGTGGCGGAAGTGCCGATCACCTTCGTCGACCGTACGGCCGGCGCTAGCAAGATGAACGTCGGTGTCCTCTTCGAGGCGCTCTGGCGGGTGACCGTATGGGGCACTGGTCTCTGA
- a CDS encoding SAM-dependent methyltransferase gives MSDDHTDARAAWARINTTIPHSARLWDFLLGGKDNFAADREAATKMMALFPDYAEVARLQRQFLIRAVSYLAGEAGIRQFLDIGTGLPTANNTHEVAQRIAPDSRVVYVDNDPIVLVHARALLTSTEQGATTYLDADFRQPDVILQGAEEILDFTRPVAVMMLGIAGQVTDEEDPKGLIDAILDPLPSGSYLAFTDGTNVHPPLVEALRIYNQNANNTYQLRSPEQFASFFDGLDLIDPGLVPTAEWRPEPDRRDKPVSVTVSLAGVACKP, from the coding sequence ATGAGTGACGACCACACCGACGCTCGAGCGGCATGGGCGCGCATCAACACCACCATCCCGCATTCGGCGCGGCTCTGGGATTTCCTGCTCGGCGGCAAGGACAACTTCGCGGCCGATCGCGAAGCCGCCACGAAGATGATGGCCTTGTTCCCTGATTACGCTGAGGTGGCCCGCTTGCAGCGGCAGTTTCTCATCCGCGCGGTCAGTTATCTTGCGGGTGAGGCGGGCATCCGGCAGTTCCTGGACATCGGTACTGGGTTGCCAACAGCCAACAACACCCATGAGGTCGCGCAACGGATCGCCCCGGATTCCCGTGTCGTCTACGTCGACAACGACCCGATCGTGCTGGTCCACGCCCGCGCCCTGCTCACCAGCACGGAGCAGGGTGCAACCACCTATCTGGACGCGGACTTCCGCCAGCCCGACGTGATCTTGCAGGGCGCGGAGGAGATCCTGGACTTCACCCGGCCGGTGGCGGTGATGATGCTCGGCATCGCCGGTCAGGTCACCGATGAGGAAGATCCGAAAGGCCTCATCGACGCCATCCTCGACCCCCTCCCATCGGGGAGTTACCTCGCGTTCACCGACGGCACGAACGTCCATCCCCCGCTGGTAGAGGCACTGCGCATCTACAACCAGAACGCGAACAACACCTACCAGCTGCGCAGCCCCGAACAGTTTGCGAGCTTCTTCGACGGGCTGGACTTGATCGACCCCGGTCTCGTACCGACCGCGGAGTGGCGCCCCGAACCCGACCGACGGGACAAGCCAGTCTCCGTGACCGTCTCCCTGGCGGGCGTCGCATGCAAGCCATGA
- a CDS encoding response regulator transcription factor has protein sequence MISVVLVDDQELARAGLRTILRQPYGFDVVGEAADGQAALAEVARVRPDAVVMDIRMPRMDGVEATRALLAADPASRILVLTTFGEDSVLAAALRAGASGFCLKDAPAEDIQRAVRAVAAGDGWLDPAVCGRVLRRYRTDPVTDPDAVRRLGELTSRELDVLKLIGRGLTNAEIARHLVVGEGTIKTHVGRIFTKLGVRDRAAAVVFAFDHGVVRPGEPPPMPGV, from the coding sequence ATGATCTCGGTGGTGCTCGTCGACGACCAGGAGCTCGCCAGGGCAGGGCTGCGCACGATCCTGCGCCAGCCGTACGGATTCGACGTGGTCGGCGAGGCGGCCGACGGCCAGGCCGCGCTGGCGGAGGTCGCGCGCGTCCGGCCCGACGCCGTGGTCATGGACATCCGCATGCCGCGGATGGACGGGGTCGAGGCCACTCGTGCTCTCCTCGCCGCGGATCCGGCGTCCCGCATCCTGGTGCTGACCACGTTCGGTGAGGACAGCGTTCTCGCGGCGGCTCTGCGGGCCGGCGCGTCGGGATTCTGCCTCAAGGACGCTCCGGCCGAGGACATCCAGCGTGCCGTCCGGGCGGTGGCGGCAGGCGACGGCTGGCTGGATCCCGCCGTCTGCGGGCGGGTCCTGCGACGTTATCGCACGGATCCGGTGACCGACCCCGACGCGGTCCGGCGGCTCGGCGAGCTCACCTCTCGCGAGCTCGACGTGCTCAAGCTCATCGGCCGAGGGCTCACGAACGCCGAGATCGCCCGTCATCTCGTGGTCGGCGAGGGCACGATCAAGACCCACGTCGGCCGGATCTTCACGAAGCTGGGGGTGCGCGACCGGGCCGCCGCGGTCGTCTTCGCGTTCGACCACGGCGTGGTCCGCCCGGGGGAGCCGCCGCCTATGCCTGGGGTCTGA
- a CDS encoding sensor histidine kinase, with the protein MVVIPRWLLPAGLGLLMLLVGLSWVQTIMRGCDCVWPFAGGVALVAVCLVIVRAGPGRPAEVAGLLAPAAIAALTGLAVNSIGWFILVLYLAFVALTLRLWPGIVIWLASLCVVVTAAFTSPDPGWPNWLAAVTLVFWSGWAARYRIGVGERLHRAESAATAAAALAERQRLAADLHDIVAHTLAVTVLHLGGARLALEHDPKEAAAGIAEAERLARQSMAELRKVVSVLAEEGSDPAVVAPQPTAPLLHELFEEYRTAGLELEWSVDGELPAVSPTTGMVLYRLVQEALANASRHAPRCSVEVRLRISEEGAVRATVTNPLPDGPPRHNGGMGLRAMADRVRVVGGHVTAGPEDDRWVVRAELPA; encoded by the coding sequence GTGGTGGTGATTCCCCGCTGGCTGTTACCGGCCGGCCTCGGGCTGCTGATGCTGCTGGTCGGGTTGTCGTGGGTGCAAACGATCATGCGTGGCTGTGACTGCGTCTGGCCGTTCGCCGGAGGGGTCGCCCTGGTCGCTGTCTGTCTCGTCATCGTGCGGGCGGGGCCGGGCCGTCCCGCAGAGGTGGCCGGTCTCCTGGCTCCTGCGGCCATAGCAGCGCTCACCGGGCTCGCGGTCAACAGCATCGGCTGGTTCATTCTCGTGCTCTACCTCGCGTTCGTCGCGCTGACCCTGCGGCTCTGGCCGGGCATCGTCATCTGGCTCGCCTCGCTTTGCGTGGTGGTCACGGCGGCGTTCACCTCGCCCGACCCCGGGTGGCCCAACTGGCTGGCCGCCGTAACCCTCGTCTTCTGGAGCGGCTGGGCCGCGCGTTACCGCATCGGCGTGGGTGAGCGGTTGCACCGGGCGGAGAGCGCCGCCACCGCTGCCGCCGCCCTGGCCGAGCGGCAGCGGCTCGCCGCCGATCTGCACGACATCGTCGCGCACACGCTCGCCGTGACGGTGCTGCATCTGGGGGGTGCACGGCTGGCGCTGGAGCACGATCCGAAGGAAGCGGCGGCAGGGATCGCCGAGGCCGAGCGCCTCGCCCGGCAGAGCATGGCGGAGCTGCGCAAGGTGGTCAGCGTCCTTGCCGAGGAAGGCTCCGATCCCGCCGTGGTCGCTCCCCAGCCCACCGCTCCCCTGCTTCACGAGCTCTTCGAGGAATACCGGACGGCGGGTCTGGAACTCGAGTGGAGCGTCGACGGTGAGCTGCCGGCCGTGAGCCCGACGACCGGGATGGTGCTCTACCGGCTGGTGCAAGAGGCGCTGGCCAACGCGAGCCGCCACGCTCCGCGGTGTTCCGTCGAGGTACGGCTGCGCATATCGGAGGAAGGCGCCGTGCGCGCCACCGTCACCAATCCCTTGCCTGACGGCCCGCCCCGGCACAATGGCGGCATGGGACTTCGCGCGATGGCCGACAGGGTGCGCGTCGTCGGCGGCCACGTCACTGCCGGCCCTGAGGACGACCGGTGGGTCGTGCGGGCGGAGCTGCCGGCATGA